In a single window of the Mus musculus strain C57BL/6J chromosome 6, GRCm38.p6 C57BL/6J genome:
- the Klrc1 gene encoding NKG2-A/NKG2-B type II integral membrane protein isoform 2 (isoform 2 is encoded by transcript variant 2), whose translation MSNERVTYAELKVAKNSRNQHRKPRGPRSSISVIEQEIIYSDFSFQNPSQEHPWICRNCPCKGFPSPPEKLIAGTLGLICFVLIVAVVVITTVATPYINYTLSSAQPCPHCPKEWISYSHNCYFIGMERKSWNDSLVSCISKNCSLLYIDSEEEQDFLQSLSLISWTGILRKGRGQPWVWKEDSIFKPKIAEILHDECNCAMMSASGLTADNCTTLHPYLCKCKFPI comes from the exons ATGAGTAATGAACGCGTCACCTATGCAGAACTGAAGGTGGCAAAGAACTCAAGGAACCAGCACAGGAAACCAAGGGGTCCTCGCAGCTCCATTTCAGTCATCGAGCAGGAAATCATCTATTCGGACTTCAGCTTTCAAAATCCTTCTCAGGAGCATCCCTGGATCTGCAGGAATTGCCCCTGCAAAG GTTTTCCATCTCCTCCAGAGAAACTCATTGCTGGTACCCTGGGCCTCATCTGTTTTGTCTTAATTGTCGCTGTGGTTGTAATTACTACAGTTGCCACACCAT ATATAAACTACACTCTATCTTCAGCACAGCCTTGTCCTCATTGTCCAAAGGAGTGGATATCATATTCTCACAATTGTTATTTCATTGGTATGGAGAGAAAATCTTGGAATGACAGTTTGGTGTCCTGCATTTCCAAAAACTGTAGTCTGCTTTACATAGATAGTGAAGAGGAGCAG GATTTTCTGCAATCTCTTTCACTGATCTCATGGACTGGAATCCTTCGGAAGGGCAGAGGTCAGCCCTGGGTCTGGAAAGAAGACTCAATTTTCAAACCAAA GATAGCAGAGATTCTCCATGATGAATGTAACTGTGCCATGATGTCAGCTTCTGGTCTCACAGCAGACAACTGTACAACTTTACATCCATATCTTTGTAAGTGTAAATTCCCCATCTGA
- the Klrc1 gene encoding NKG2-A/NKG2-B type II integral membrane protein isoform X1 — protein MSNERVTYAELKVAKNSRNQHRKPRGPRSSISVIEQEIIYSDFSFQNPSQEHPWICRNCPCKGFPSPPEKLIAGTLGLICFVLIVAVVVITTVATPYTEAKAQINSSMTRTHRDINYTLSSAQPCPHCPKEWISYSHNCYFIGMERKSWNDSLVSCISKNCSLLYIDSEEEQDFLQSLSLISWTGILRKGRGQPWVWKEDSIFKPKIAEILHDECNCAMMSASGLTADNCTTLHPYLCKCKFPI, from the exons ATGAGTAATGAACGCGTCACCTATGCAGAACTGAAGGTGGCAAAGAACTCAAGGAACCAGCACAGGAAACCAAGGGGTCCTCGCAGCTCCATTTCAGTCATCGAGCAGGAAATCATCTATTCGGACTTCAGCTTTCAAAATCCTTCTCAGGAGCATCCCTGGATCTGCAGGAATTGCCCCTGCAAAG GTTTTCCATCTCCTCCAGAGAAACTCATTGCTGGTACCCTGGGCCTCATCTGTTTTGTCTTAATTGTCGCTGTGGTTGTAATTACTACAGTTGCCACACCAT ATACCGAAGCAAAGGCACAGATCAATTCCTCAATGACTAGAACCCACAGAG ATATAAACTACACTCTATCTTCAGCACAGCCTTGTCCTCATTGTCCAAAGGAGTGGATATCATATTCTCACAATTGTTATTTCATTGGTATGGAGAGAAAATCTTGGAATGACAGTTTGGTGTCCTGCATTTCCAAAAACTGTAGTCTGCTTTACATAGATAGTGAAGAGGAGCAG GATTTTCTGCAATCTCTTTCACTGATCTCATGGACTGGAATCCTTCGGAAGGGCAGAGGTCAGCCCTGGGTCTGGAAAGAAGACTCAATTTTCAAACCAAA GATAGCAGAGATTCTCCATGATGAATGTAACTGTGCCATGATGTCAGCTTCTGGTCTCACAGCAGACAACTGTACAACTTTACATCCATATCTTTGTAAGTGTAAATTCCCCATCTGA
- the Klrc1 gene encoding NKG2-A/NKG2-B type II integral membrane protein isoform 3 (isoform 3 is encoded by transcript variant 3), which yields MSNERVTYAELKVAKNSRNQHRKPRGPRSSISVIEQEIIYSDFSFQNPSQEHPWICRNCPCKDTEAKAQINSSMTRTHRDINYTLSSAQPCPHCPKEWISYSHNCYFIGMERKSWNDSLVSCISKNCSLLYIDSEEEQDFLQSLSLISWTGILRKGRGQPWVWKEDSIFKPKIAEILHDECNCAMMSASGLTADNCTTLHPYLCKCKFPI from the exons ATGAGTAATGAACGCGTCACCTATGCAGAACTGAAGGTGGCAAAGAACTCAAGGAACCAGCACAGGAAACCAAGGGGTCCTCGCAGCTCCATTTCAGTCATCGAGCAGGAAATCATCTATTCGGACTTCAGCTTTCAAAATCCTTCTCAGGAGCATCCCTGGATCTGCAGGAATTGCCCCTGCAAAG ATACCGAAGCAAAGGCACAGATCAATTCCTCAATGACTAGAACCCACAGAG ATATAAACTACACTCTATCTTCAGCACAGCCTTGTCCTCATTGTCCAAAGGAGTGGATATCATATTCTCACAATTGTTATTTCATTGGTATGGAGAGAAAATCTTGGAATGACAGTTTGGTGTCCTGCATTTCCAAAAACTGTAGTCTGCTTTACATAGATAGTGAAGAGGAGCAG GATTTTCTGCAATCTCTTTCACTGATCTCATGGACTGGAATCCTTCGGAAGGGCAGAGGTCAGCCCTGGGTCTGGAAAGAAGACTCAATTTTCAAACCAAA GATAGCAGAGATTCTCCATGATGAATGTAACTGTGCCATGATGTCAGCTTCTGGTCTCACAGCAGACAACTGTACAACTTTACATCCATATCTTTGTAAGTGTAAATTCCCCATCTGA